A window from Zingiber officinale cultivar Zhangliang chromosome 7A, Zo_v1.1, whole genome shotgun sequence encodes these proteins:
- the LOC122001480 gene encoding calcium-transporting ATPase 10, plasma membrane-type-like isoform X4: MHGGVDGIANKLSTSLSNGLTTANERLKRRQEIYGINKFTESMVQSFWVFVWEALQDTTLIILAVCAFVSLIVGITMEGWPKGAHDGLGIVASILLVVFVTATSDYRQSLQFKDLDKEKKKISIQVTRDGFRQKISIYDLVPGDIVHLSIGDQVPSDGLFISGYSLLINESSLTGESEPVCINAEYPFLLSGTKVQDGSCKMLVTAVGMRTQWGKLLATLSEGGDDETPLQVKLNGVANIIGQIGLFFAIITFAVLAQRLVSRKYSEGLLLRWSGDDALQMLEFLAIAVTIIVVAVPEGLPLAVTLTLAFAMKKMMNDKALVRHLAACETMGSATTICSDKTGTLTTNRMTVVKVCICKNVVELISDKDVNLSSYIPDDVRKTLLQSIFSNTAGEIVTDQGGKLEILGTPTETALLQFGLSLGGDFQVLRQESDIVKVEPFNSTKKRMGVVLQLPGACYRAHCKGASEIILAACTSYLDSAGNVLPLDEAAMDHHKRTIDSFASEALRTLCLAYKELGGDFSAKEQIPFEGYTCIGIVGIKDPVRPGVKESVATCRTAGITVRMVTGDNINTAKAIARECGILTDDGMVIEGPKFREKSLEEMNKLIPKIQVMARSSPLDKHTLVKHLRNMFNEVVAVTGDGTNDAPALHEADIGLAMGISGTEVAKESADVIILDDNFSTIVTVAKWGRSIYVNIQKFVQFQLTVNVVALIVNFSSACWSGNVPLTAVQLLWVNMIMDTLGALALATEPPNDELMQRAPVGRSGRFISSTMWRNIFGQSMYQFMAIWYLQTQGKAIFGLDGSTSDLTVNTITFNSFVFCQVFNEISSREMEKINVFKGILQNYVLLGVLMTTVVFQFIIIQFLGDFANTTPLTLKQWFATIFIGFLGMPIAALLKLFPTRSI, translated from the exons ATGCATGGCGGCGTTGATGGAATTGCCAATAAGCTCAGCACATCCCTGAGCAATGGACTTACTACTGCTAATGAAAGGTTAAAGAGGAGGCAAGAGATTTACGGTATAAATAAGTTCACTGAAAGCATGGTTCAAAGTTTTTGGGTATTTGTATGGGAGGCACTTCAAGACACTACATTGATAATTCTTGCCGTGTGTGCGTTTGTTTCTCTAATTGTGGGGATCACAATGGAAGGATGGCCAAAGGGTGCCCATGATGGTCTTGGAATTGTTGCAAGCATCCTGTTAGTTGTGTTTGTAACTGCTACTAGTGATTACAGGCAGTCACTACAGTTCAAGGATTTGgataaggagaaaaagaagatttCTATACAAGTAACACGGGATGGTTTCAGACAGAAAATTTCGATTTATGATCTTGTTCCTGGTGATATTGTACATTTATCTATCGGAGATCAAGTACCTTCTGATGGGCTCTTTATATCTGGTTATTCTTTGCTGATTAATGAATCAAGTCTTACAGGTGAGAGTGAACCTGTGTGCATTAATGCTGAGTATCCTTTTCTTCTATCGGGAACTAAAGTCCAAGATGGATCTTGTAAAATGCTAGTAACTGCTGTTGGCATGAGAACCCAATGGGGTAAGCTTCTTGCCACCCTTAGCGAAGGAGGAGATGATGAAACTCCTTTACAAGTCAAACTGAATGGAGTTGCAAATATCATTGGCCAAATAGGGTTGTTTTTCGCAATTATCACATTTGCTGTGCTAGCTCAAAGACTTGTTAGTCGAAAGTATAGTGAAGGCCTGCTATTGAGATGGTCAGGTGATGACGCACTGCAGATGTTGGAGTTTTTGGCAATTGCAGTCACTATTATAGTGGTGGCTGTTCCAGAAGGGCTCCCTTTAGCTGTGACTCTGACCCTTGCTTTTGcaatgaagaagatgatgaatgaCAAGGCACTAGTCCGCCACCTTGCCGCTTGTGAGACTATGGGCTCAGCGACTACAATTTGCAGTGACAAAACTGGAACATTAACGACGAACCGCATGACTGTCGTAAAAGTCTGCATCTGCAAGAATGTTGTGGAATTAATTTCTGATAAAGATGTTAATTTGAGCTCATATATACCAGATGATGTGCGAAAAACTCTTCTCCAATCCATTTTCAGTAACACAGCTGGTGAGATTGTGACTGACCAAGGTGGAAAACTAGAGATCTTGGGGACACCTACAGAGACTGCATTGCTGCAATTTGGTCTATCACTAGGTGGAGATTTTCAAGTGTTACGGCAGGAAAGTGATATCGTCAAAGTAGAGCCATTTAATTCCACAAAGAAGAGAATGGGGGTGGTTCTCCAACTTCCTGGGGCATGTTACCGTGCACACTGCAAAGGTGCTTCTGAAATCATTTTGGCTGCTTGCACTAGCTATTTAGATTCTGCAGGTAATGTGTTGCCACTCGATGAAGCTGCAATGGATCATCATAAGCGCACCATTGATAGCTTTGCTAGTGAAGCCCTGCGGACTTTGTGCCTTGCCTACAAGGAACTTGGTGGTGACTTCTCTGCTAAGGAGCAAATTCCATTTGAAGGATACACATGTATTGGAATTGTAGGAATTAAGGATCCTGTTCGTCCGGGTGTCAAGGAGTCAGTTGCAACCTGTAGGACTGCAGGAATTACTGTGAGAATGGTCACTGGTGACAACATAAATACAGCTAAAGCGATTGCCAGGGAATGTGGTATCCTCACAGATGATGGTATGGTTATAGAAGGTCCGAAATTCCGAGAGAAGAGTTTGGAGGAAATGAACAAATTGATTCCAAAAATTCAG GTAATGGCCAGATCTTCACCATTGGATAAGCATACCTTAGTTAAGCATCTTCGGAACATGTTCAATGAAGTCGTTGCTGTGACCGGTGATGGCACGAACGATGCTCCTGCACTTCATGAGGCAGATATTGGACTTGCAATGGGCATTTCAGGAACTGAG GTAGCTAAAGAAAGTGCCGATGTCATAATTCTCGATGACAATTTCTCGACAATTGTGACGGTGGCAAAGTGGGGGCGTTCTATATATGTCAACATTCAAAAGTTTGTGCAATTTCAACTCACCGTTAATGTGGTTGCTCTCATTGTTAATTTCTCATCGGCTTGTTGGTCAG GAAATGTGCCCCTCACAGCTGTTCAACTTCTTTGGGTGAACATGATTATGGATACTTTAGGAGCATTAGCATTAGCAACTGAACCACCAAACGACGAATTAATGCAGAGAGCACCAGTCGGGAGGAGTGGTAGATTCATCAGCAGTACAATGTGGAGGAATATCTTCGGACAATCCATGTACCAATTCATGGCAATATGGTATCTCCAGACGCAAGGAAAAGCGATTTTTGGCCTTGATGGCTCTACTTCTGATCTCACAGTCAATACGATTACATTCAACTCCTTTGTTTTCTGCCAG GTGTTCAATGAGATCAGCTCGCGAGAAATGGAGAAGATTAATGTGTTCAAGGGCATCTTGCAAAACTACGTCCTTTTAGGTGTTCTTATGACCACCGTCGTCTTTCAGTTCATCATCATTCAGTTTCTTGGTGACTTTGCAAACACAACACCACTGACATTGAAACAATGGTTTGCTACGATTTTCATTGGTTTCTTGGGGATGCCCATTGCTGCCCTCCTCAAGCTGTTTCCGACGAGGTCCATTTAA